A stretch of the uncultured Desulfobacter sp. genome encodes the following:
- the pth gene encoding aminoacyl-tRNA hydrolase has protein sequence MAGSKRLLAGLGNPGDQYSQTRHNIGFDVVDALADRAGCRVNKEKFNAAYTGARMGLQDTILVKPLSYMNKSGIPIQRLAAYFKIDITDIIVVHDDMDLAFGKIKIVQGRGHGGHNGIRSIIDAFGQKACVRVRVGIGRPGSDRSVTGFVLGKYTPEEQACLDQVIDDACGACLSILEKGVVKAMNLVNSSR, from the coding sequence ATGGCTGGCTCAAAACGATTATTAGCGGGTTTGGGAAATCCTGGAGATCAGTATTCCCAGACCCGTCATAATATTGGCTTTGATGTGGTTGATGCCTTGGCGGATCGAGCCGGATGCCGCGTGAACAAGGAAAAATTTAATGCTGCCTACACCGGTGCACGTATGGGGCTCCAGGATACAATTCTGGTAAAGCCCCTTTCGTATATGAATAAAAGCGGTATTCCCATTCAGAGGCTGGCAGCCTATTTTAAAATCGATATAACGGACATCATCGTGGTTCATGACGATATGGATCTTGCCTTTGGAAAGATAAAGATTGTACAGGGCAGGGGGCATGGCGGCCATAATGGCATCCGTTCGATTATTGATGCCTTTGGTCAAAAGGCATGTGTCCGGGTTCGGGTGGGTATTGGCCGGCCCGGAAGTGACCGGTCCGTGACCGGATTTGTCCTGGGTAAATACACCCCGGAGGAACAGGCCTGCCTGGATCAGGTTATTGATGATGCCTGTGGTGCCTGTTTATCTATTCTTGAAAAAGGGGTGGTTAAAGCAATGAATCTTGTTAATTCCTCTCGATAG
- a CDS encoding 50S ribosomal protein L25/general stress protein Ctc, whose amino-acid sequence MELIELSVAKRERTGKGPARRLRAANAIPGIVYGAKKEPVMVSVDVIAFDKVIRENGTTGLFFDLDIEGAGKSVMLKDLQMDPFGLHYQHIDFHEIDMDATVSVVVPVETEGVSAGVKEGGMLQIIRRELEVVCKPKYTPDSVKLDISALEIGDGIHVEDIDLGPEVEIPFDTNFTVVTIVPPDTSSDEEEVEEDAEIGEVDEVAEEAEEAAE is encoded by the coding sequence ATGGAACTTATAGAATTAAGTGTTGCAAAAAGAGAACGCACCGGTAAGGGGCCTGCCAGGAGATTACGGGCTGCCAACGCTATCCCCGGCATTGTTTATGGCGCAAAAAAGGAGCCTGTAATGGTGTCGGTTGATGTCATCGCCTTTGACAAGGTAATTCGGGAAAACGGCACTACAGGTCTTTTCTTTGATTTAGACATTGAAGGGGCTGGAAAAAGTGTAATGCTGAAGGATCTCCAGATGGATCCTTTTGGTCTGCACTACCAGCACATTGATTTTCATGAAATTGATATGGACGCAACAGTGTCCGTTGTTGTTCCGGTTGAAACTGAAGGTGTTAGCGCCGGTGTTAAAGAAGGCGGGATGCTTCAGATTATCCGTCGTGAACTTGAAGTGGTTTGTAAGCCTAAATATACGCCTGACAGTGTTAAACTTGATATTTCAGCCCTGGAAATCGGGGATGGTATTCATGTGGAAGACATTGATCTGGGGCCTGAAGTTGAAATTCCTTTTGATACCAATTTTACCGTCGTCACCATTGTTCCGCCTGATACGAGTTCAGATGAAGAGGAAGTCGAAGAGGATGCTGAAATTGGTGAAGTTGATGAAGTTGCCGAAGAAGCTGAAGAAGCCGCTGAATAG
- a CDS encoding ribose-phosphate pyrophosphokinase, with product MNGLSIFAGNSNAPLAERISEYLAKPLGRLKVNRFSDGETQVEIHENVRRREVYVIQSTCKPVNDNLVELLLLVDAFRRSSAARVTAVIPYFGYARQDKKVAPRVPISAKVVAELLERTGVDRVITMDLHAGQIQGFFNVPVDNLYAAPIIIDDIKTRFSDEVVVVSPDAGGVERARAYAKRLDAGLAIVDKRRSAPNQAKAMAIIGDVKDKIALVIDDMVDTAGTLTEAASVIREKGAKEVHAYCTHPVLSGPAIDRITQSSLSSLVATDTVPLSEEARSCGKIKTLSIAKLVGEAIMRSYRGDSVNSLFV from the coding sequence ATGAACGGCCTGTCGATTTTTGCCGGAAACTCCAATGCTCCCCTTGCAGAAAGAATATCGGAATACTTGGCCAAACCTCTGGGGCGATTGAAAGTCAACCGGTTCAGTGATGGGGAAACCCAGGTCGAAATTCATGAGAATGTACGTCGGCGGGAAGTTTATGTTATTCAATCTACATGTAAGCCTGTAAACGATAACTTGGTGGAGTTGCTGTTGCTTGTAGATGCCTTCAGGCGTTCTTCTGCTGCCCGGGTGACTGCGGTTATTCCCTATTTTGGTTATGCCCGGCAGGACAAAAAGGTTGCACCCCGCGTTCCCATCAGTGCCAAAGTGGTTGCAGAACTGCTTGAAAGGACCGGCGTTGACAGGGTGATCACCATGGACTTGCATGCTGGACAGATCCAAGGCTTTTTTAATGTGCCAGTAGATAACCTTTATGCCGCCCCCATTATAATTGATGATATAAAAACCCGTTTCAGTGACGAAGTTGTTGTCGTCTCTCCGGATGCGGGAGGAGTGGAGCGGGCTAGAGCTTATGCCAAGCGTTTGGATGCCGGCCTTGCTATCGTTGATAAACGCCGTAGTGCTCCCAATCAGGCCAAGGCCATGGCTATTATCGGAGATGTGAAGGACAAGATCGCTTTGGTTATTGACGATATGGTGGACACGGCAGGTACCCTGACCGAGGCTGCCAGCGTTATCAGGGAAAAGGGTGCCAAGGAAGTACATGCCTATTGTACACATCCTGTATTATCGGGTCCTGCCATTGACAGAATAACACAATCATCTTTGAGCTCCCTTGTTGCAACGGATACCGTCCCCTTGTCGGAAGAGGCCCGTTCCTGTGGCAAGATAAAGACTCTTTCCATTGCAAAGCTTGTCGGAGAGGCCATTATGCGCAGCTACAGGGGAGATTCTGTAAATTCTTTATTTGTATAA
- the ispE gene encoding 4-(cytidine 5'-diphospho)-2-C-methyl-D-erythritol kinase — translation MFFSPAKINLFLYVTGRRSDGYHELYSLMAPLTLADRLEIVRSGNGIRAVCSHPDVPEGDGNLACRAAALFRAAMLDKKVDPGFHDLTIHIEKKIPVCGGLGGGSSNAASVLLALNEYSENPFSMDELMRLGLTLGADVPFFIFQKPAFASGVGEKLIPCRQMPPLSVIVVNPGVPASTVNVFKKLEFGLTFVPSYNINPSSNALPFGMKLDGREILHNDLEASACNLYPEIRAAKKEMVLLLQRNVYMSGSGSSLFALYSDHDVAERDYEQLLKARTENMKFVFLTKIGPLGC, via the coding sequence GTGTTCTTTTCTCCTGCTAAAATTAATTTGTTTTTGTATGTCACGGGCAGGCGGTCGGATGGTTATCATGAGCTGTATTCCCTGATGGCCCCTTTGACACTTGCCGACCGTCTGGAAATCGTCAGGTCAGGTAACGGCATCAGGGCGGTGTGCAGCCATCCGGATGTGCCGGAAGGCGATGGAAACCTGGCATGCAGAGCCGCCGCCCTTTTCAGGGCTGCTATGCTTGATAAAAAAGTAGATCCCGGGTTCCATGATCTGACCATTCATATTGAAAAAAAAATTCCTGTATGCGGTGGACTTGGCGGGGGCAGTTCAAATGCTGCCAGCGTACTGTTAGCTTTGAATGAGTACAGCGAAAATCCATTTTCCATGGATGAACTGATGCGTTTGGGCTTAACCCTGGGCGCAGATGTTCCTTTTTTTATCTTTCAAAAGCCGGCGTTCGCCTCCGGTGTGGGTGAAAAGCTCATTCCTTGTAGGCAGATGCCACCTCTGTCTGTGATTGTTGTTAATCCGGGGGTGCCTGCTTCAACAGTAAATGTTTTCAAAAAATTGGAATTTGGATTGACATTTGTTCCTTCATATAATATAAATCCGAGTTCGAATGCACTGCCATTCGGAATGAAACTTGATGGGAGGGAGATTTTGCATAACGATCTTGAAGCGTCGGCATGCAATTTATACCCTGAGATCAGGGCTGCAAAAAAAGAGATGGTGTTGTTGCTGCAAAGAAATGTATATATGTCTGGAAGTGGCTCGTCTCTTTTTGCTCTTTATTCGGACCACGATGTGGCCGAAAGGGATTATGAACAGCTTTTAAAGGCTCGAACGGAAAATATGAAATTTGTTTTCCTGACTAAGATAGGGCCTTTGGGCTGCTGA
- a CDS encoding DUF1844 domain-containing protein, protein MAQGDGFVMNEGQTNGSAPESALPKIDFSSFILSLYSSGLVQLGTVEDPSTGKKTKDLAMAKHTIDMIAMLQEKTEGNLTDDEKNLLKALLSELRMAYVKAKA, encoded by the coding sequence ATGGCCCAGGGAGATGGATTTGTAATGAATGAGGGGCAAACCAATGGCTCAGCCCCTGAAAGCGCACTGCCCAAAATAGATTTTTCAAGTTTTATTTTGTCGTTGTATTCATCCGGTCTTGTACAGCTTGGCACCGTGGAGGACCCCTCTACCGGGAAAAAAACAAAAGATCTGGCAATGGCCAAACACACCATTGATATGATTGCAATGCTTCAGGAGAAAACGGAAGGTAATTTGACCGATGATGAGAAAAATCTGCTTAAAGCCCTGCTCAGTGAGTTGCGCATGGCCTATGTGAAAGCTAAGGCCTGA
- the folD gene encoding bifunctional methylenetetrahydrofolate dehydrogenase/methenyltetrahydrofolate cyclohydrolase FolD, which translates to MTAEIISGTEIRKTILAEIKTDVEKMKAKHGIVPGLVTILVGSNPASVSYVTLKVKTALSVGFNEIQDDQPEDISEADLLALIDKYNNDPDIHGILVQLPLPNHIDDKKVINAINPDKDVDAFHPVNVGRLMIGGDEAKFLPCTPAGIQEMIARSGTQTSGAEVIVVGRSNIVGKPIAIMLAQKGACANATVTIVHTRTKDLAAHCKRADILVVAAGVPGLVKPEWIKPGATVIDVGVNRVGVNETTGKAILKGDVDFDAAKAIAGKITPVPGGVGPMTIAMLMKNTLRAAQYALED; encoded by the coding sequence ATGACCGCGGAAATTATTAGCGGAACCGAGATTAGGAAGACTATTCTGGCTGAAATTAAGACTGATGTTGAAAAGATGAAGGCCAAACACGGCATAGTGCCTGGCCTGGTGACCATTCTTGTGGGTAGCAATCCCGCGTCTGTCAGTTATGTCACTTTAAAGGTCAAAACAGCGTTGTCTGTTGGATTTAATGAAATCCAGGATGATCAGCCTGAAGATATCAGCGAAGCGGACCTATTGGCTTTAATTGATAAATACAACAATGATCCCGACATCCACGGCATCCTGGTTCAGTTGCCGCTGCCCAACCATATTGACGACAAAAAGGTGATTAATGCGATAAATCCGGACAAAGATGTGGATGCGTTTCACCCCGTGAATGTGGGCCGCCTGATGATCGGCGGTGATGAAGCAAAGTTTTTGCCCTGTACCCCGGCCGGTATCCAGGAGATGATTGCTCGTTCCGGCACCCAGACAAGTGGGGCAGAGGTGATTGTGGTCGGCCGTTCTAACATCGTTGGTAAACCCATTGCCATTATGCTGGCGCAAAAAGGTGCTTGTGCCAACGCCACCGTGACCATAGTGCATACAAGGACCAAAGATCTTGCCGCCCATTGCAAACGTGCAGATATCCTTGTTGTTGCTGCAGGCGTCCCGGGTCTTGTAAAACCCGAATGGATTAAACCGGGTGCCACTGTTATTGACGTTGGTGTCAACCGTGTGGGTGTGAATGAAACCACCGGAAAAGCCATTCTCAAAGGTGACGTGGACTTTGATGCCGCCAAAGCAATTGCAGGAAAAATTACCCCTGTGCCGGGCGGCGTAGGGCCCATGACCATTGCCATGCTCATGAAAAATACCCTTAGGGCCGCTCAGTATGCCCTGGAAGATTAA
- a CDS encoding formate--tetrahydrofolate ligase codes for MALDPTKHADWEIAEDAEKRMLTIYKIGEKLGLTEEELLPHGHYIGKIDFMKVLDRLKDKPNGKYIDVTAITPTPLGEGKSTSAIGLVQGLGKLGKRVSAAIRQPSGGPTMNIKGSAAGGGLAQCIPLTPFSLGFTGDINAIMNAHNLAMVALTSRMQHERNYTDEQLERLSGMERIDIDPTNIEMGWVMDFCCQSLRNIIIGIDGVNGKFDGFMMKSKFGIAVSSEVMAILSLATDLKDMRERMGKIVVAYTKKGTPVTTEDLKVAGAMTAWMVDAMKPSLMQTLEGQPVIVHAAPFANIAIGQSSIIADKVGLKLADYHVTESGFGAGIGFEKFWNLKCRYSGLTPDCAVIVATIRALKCHGGAPVPVPGKPMPQAYGAENVGWVEKGCVNLIHHIRNVRKAGISPVVCINAFYTDTDAEIAKVRELVEAEGARVALSRHWEKGGDGAIEFAEAVVDACDEKTEFKFLYMLDMPLKQRIELIAKEVYGADGVDYSPVADRKLELLQADPDVTKMGVCMVKTHLSLSDNPGLKGAPKDWRLAIREVLIYRGAGFIVPVAGDISLMPGTCSNPAFKRIDVDVETGKVQGIF; via the coding sequence ATGGCGTTGGATCCAACCAAACATGCGGATTGGGAAATTGCAGAAGATGCCGAAAAAAGAATGCTCACCATTTATAAAATTGGTGAAAAACTTGGACTAACCGAAGAAGAATTGCTGCCACATGGGCATTACATTGGCAAAATTGATTTCATGAAAGTGCTTGACCGGCTCAAAGACAAGCCCAACGGAAAATACATTGACGTCACAGCCATCACACCTACCCCGCTTGGCGAAGGCAAATCCACCTCTGCCATAGGTCTGGTGCAGGGCCTGGGGAAGTTGGGGAAACGTGTCTCCGCTGCCATCCGTCAGCCGTCAGGCGGTCCGACTATGAACATCAAGGGCTCTGCCGCCGGCGGCGGCCTGGCCCAGTGTATTCCTTTGACACCCTTTTCTTTGGGGTTTACCGGCGACATTAATGCCATCATGAATGCTCATAATCTGGCCATGGTTGCCCTGACGTCTCGTATGCAGCACGAAAGAAATTATACAGATGAACAGTTGGAGCGCCTTTCGGGTATGGAGCGAATAGATATCGATCCCACCAACATTGAAATGGGCTGGGTGATGGATTTTTGCTGCCAGTCCCTGCGTAACATCATCATCGGTATTGACGGAGTAAACGGCAAATTTGATGGGTTTATGATGAAATCCAAATTCGGTATTGCCGTTTCTTCGGAGGTTATGGCCATCCTTTCCCTGGCCACTGACCTTAAGGATATGCGTGAAAGAATGGGGAAAATCGTTGTGGCATACACCAAGAAAGGCACACCGGTTACCACCGAAGACTTAAAGGTTGCCGGGGCCATGACCGCCTGGATGGTTGATGCCATGAAACCCTCTTTGATGCAGACCCTGGAAGGTCAGCCTGTGATTGTTCATGCCGCGCCTTTTGCCAATATTGCCATTGGCCAGAGCTCTATTATTGCAGACAAGGTTGGCTTAAAATTGGCGGATTATCACGTGACCGAATCAGGCTTTGGTGCCGGCATTGGGTTTGAAAAATTCTGGAACCTGAAATGCCGCTATTCGGGACTGACGCCTGATTGTGCCGTGATTGTTGCAACGATCCGTGCTTTGAAGTGTCACGGTGGTGCGCCTGTGCCTGTACCGGGAAAGCCCATGCCCCAAGCGTACGGTGCTGAAAACGTTGGATGGGTTGAAAAAGGATGTGTGAATCTCATCCATCATATCCGCAACGTGCGCAAAGCCGGTATCTCTCCAGTTGTTTGCATCAATGCGTTTTATACCGATACCGACGCTGAAATCGCCAAGGTGCGTGAACTGGTCGAGGCTGAAGGTGCACGGGTGGCTCTTTCCCGTCACTGGGAAAAAGGCGGCGATGGCGCCATTGAATTTGCCGAGGCTGTTGTTGACGCATGTGATGAAAAAACGGAATTTAAGTTCCTTTATATGCTGGATATGCCCCTTAAACAAAGAATCGAACTTATTGCCAAAGAGGTTTACGGTGCTGACGGCGTTGATTATTCTCCGGTTGCCGACAGGAAACTGGAACTGCTGCAGGCGGATCCGGACGTAACCAAGATGGGCGTATGTATGGTGAAAACCCACCTGTCTTTGTCTGATAATCCAGGGCTTAAAGGGGCACCTAAAGATTGGAGGCTGGCTATACGTGAAGTCCTGATTTACAGGGGTGCAGGGTTTATTGTTCCGGTTGCCGGCGACATCTCTTTGATGCCCGGAACTTGCTCCAACCCCGCCTTTAAACGCATTGATGTTGACGTTGAAACCGGTAAGGTTCAGGGTATATTTTAA
- a CDS encoding glyceraldehyde 3-phosphate dehydrogenase NAD-binding domain-containing protein, translated as MAYKIAVNGYGRIGRCVVRALYESRAYREQICLVAINETWHPDTVYHLTRFDSTHGRFPADVNKIARGMSIEGDEICLFQEKEIERLPWKDLGVDAVLDCTGIFNDRQAAGRHILSGAAKVIYSHPGKDEMDATIVYGVNHDTLKAGHTIISNASCTTNCLIPILSVIDAVLGIDSGSITTIHSAMNDQPVIDAYNMDLRKTRSALQSIIPVSTSLAKGIGRILPHLDNRFETLAIRVPTTNVSIMDIALVVAADTDAAQINDLLTRAAETDLNGVLGVNDEQLVSCDFNHDPRSAIVDLPQTRVSGARLVKIQAWFDNEWGYSNRMLDTTIAALSK; from the coding sequence ATGGCATATAAGATAGCAGTGAACGGATATGGAAGGATAGGACGTTGCGTGGTGCGTGCCCTTTACGAGTCCAGGGCATACAGAGAACAGATTTGTCTTGTGGCCATTAATGAAACCTGGCATCCGGATACTGTGTATCATTTAACCCGGTTTGATTCCACCCATGGGCGGTTTCCCGCAGATGTAAATAAAATCGCCCGGGGGATGTCCATCGAAGGCGATGAGATTTGTCTGTTCCAGGAAAAGGAAATTGAGCGCCTGCCCTGGAAAGACCTTGGGGTGGACGCAGTTTTGGACTGCACCGGTATTTTTAATGACAGGCAGGCAGCTGGACGGCATATCCTGTCCGGTGCTGCAAAGGTGATTTATTCCCACCCAGGTAAAGATGAAATGGACGCCACCATTGTATACGGGGTGAATCACGACACGCTGAAAGCCGGACATACTATTATTTCGAATGCATCTTGCACCACTAACTGCCTGATTCCCATTTTAAGTGTCATTGACGCTGTGCTTGGCATTGACAGCGGCTCAATTACGACGATTCATTCTGCGATGAATGATCAGCCCGTAATTGACGCATATAATATGGACCTGCGTAAAACACGGTCTGCCTTGCAGTCTATTATTCCGGTGAGTACGTCCTTGGCAAAGGGAATCGGCAGGATTCTGCCGCATCTGGATAATAGATTTGAAACGCTGGCCATACGGGTCCCGACCACCAATGTTTCCATCATGGATATTGCTTTGGTTGTGGCAGCGGATACGGATGCAGCGCAGATCAATGATCTGCTTACCCGGGCCGCAGAAACAGATTTGAATGGCGTTTTAGGGGTGAATGATGAGCAGTTGGTGTCTTGTGATTTTAACCATGATCCCCGATCGGCCATTGTTGATTTGCCCCAGACCCGGGTCTCGGGAGCCCGGCTTGTAAAAATTCAGGCATGGTTTGACAATGAGTGGGGGTATTCCAACAGAATGCTTGACACCACAATTGCCGCTCTTAGTAAATAA
- a CDS encoding Na+/H+ antiporter NhaA, with protein MQKDKESIIASFFKMESTGGMLLFCSAVLAIVIANSVLDPYYKLFISTPVEIRVGPLEIAKPLLLWINDGLMAIFFFLVGLELKREVLEGELSEKSKIILPGIGAVGGMLIPALIYLYFNGNDAVAVKGWAIPAATDIGAIIIIALFYTSKISFFAICVVILCLPVLFYLNRRNITSNSPYLLMGTIMWVATLKSGIHATLAGVVLAMFIPMRSKSNPEYSPLASIEHDLYSIVAFFVLPMFAFANAGINLSGVTVEQAFHGVPIGVALGLFLGKQIGLFGFCWFFIKLKLAKLPDGMNFLSLYGTSALCGIGFTMSLFIGSLAFEETGVNLLFDERLGIIIGSLLSGILGFFVLRVGLRGDRQ; from the coding sequence ATGCAAAAGGATAAAGAATCAATAATTGCCTCTTTTTTTAAAATGGAGTCCACTGGGGGGATGTTGCTTTTTTGCTCAGCGGTGCTTGCCATCGTCATCGCAAATTCTGTTCTTGACCCATATTACAAGCTTTTTATTTCAACGCCCGTGGAAATAAGGGTTGGTCCTTTGGAAATCGCAAAGCCCTTACTGCTCTGGATTAATGACGGATTGATGGCGATCTTCTTTTTTCTGGTTGGCCTTGAACTAAAACGAGAAGTACTTGAGGGAGAGCTTTCAGAAAAAAGCAAGATAATACTGCCCGGAATCGGTGCTGTTGGCGGTATGCTGATTCCGGCATTAATCTATCTGTACTTTAATGGTAATGATGCTGTTGCGGTTAAAGGCTGGGCAATACCTGCGGCAACGGATATTGGCGCGATAATTATTATCGCCCTTTTTTATACATCAAAAATTTCTTTTTTCGCCATCTGTGTCGTGATTCTCTGCCTGCCGGTCCTTTTTTATTTGAATAGGCGCAATATCACATCGAACAGTCCATACCTCCTCATGGGCACCATCATGTGGGTTGCCACTTTAAAGTCAGGTATACATGCCACCCTGGCCGGTGTGGTGCTGGCCATGTTCATTCCAATGCGGTCAAAAAGCAACCCGGAGTATTCTCCTTTGGCAAGCATAGAGCACGACTTGTATTCAATTGTCGCGTTTTTTGTCCTCCCGATGTTTGCCTTTGCAAATGCGGGAATCAATTTGAGCGGCGTTACTGTCGAGCAGGCATTTCACGGCGTACCCATCGGGGTTGCACTGGGCTTGTTTTTAGGTAAGCAAATCGGCCTTTTTGGGTTTTGCTGGTTCTTTATTAAATTAAAATTGGCTAAACTGCCTGATGGAATGAATTTTTTAAGTTTATACGGCACATCTGCGCTTTGCGGGATAGGGTTTACCATGAGTTTGTTCATTGGGTCTCTGGCTTTTGAAGAGACCGGTGTTAATCTTCTGTTTGATGAAAGACTGGGTATCATAATCGGTTCATTGCTTTCAGGAATTTTGGGGTTTTTTGTACTCAGAGTGGGCTTAAGGGGTGACCGGCAATAA